In Candidatus Acidiferrales bacterium, a genomic segment contains:
- the rsmA gene encoding 16S rRNA (adenine(1518)-N(6)/adenine(1519)-N(6))-dimethyltransferase RsmA: MIAVQKRGSSLSKPTAGNEIVNPRAKKSLGQNFLIDGNIARKIVDELSISNGDTILEVGPGKGALTRLLVNKPAHIIGIEKDTELYGRLRKELESAPDFVLMNGDFLNYNFNLLDRTIKVVGNIPYNLTSKIVSKVVDARSKVDFAVLMVQEEVADRLAAKPGTKTYGAISVRLQLTARVKKLFSVPPTCFKPKPGVGSRVVRISFYKREPIAEEDRFVAFIKRVFGMRRKMLRHFVSHYYGKSAIEKLPEDFQVRRIETFPPEDIYGIFLILEANV; this comes from the coding sequence GTGATCGCAGTACAAAAGAGAGGGAGCAGCCTCTCAAAACCTACCGCAGGAAACGAAATCGTCAATCCTCGGGCAAAGAAGTCTCTTGGACAAAATTTCTTAATTGATGGTAATATCGCGCGCAAGATCGTCGATGAACTCTCAATTTCAAATGGAGATACAATACTCGAAGTTGGCCCCGGAAAAGGAGCGTTGACGCGCCTCCTCGTGAACAAGCCTGCACATATAATCGGAATCGAAAAGGATACGGAGCTTTATGGTCGGCTTCGCAAGGAATTAGAGTCAGCACCCGATTTTGTTTTGATGAACGGAGATTTCTTAAATTACAATTTTAATCTTTTGGACAGGACAATTAAAGTGGTCGGAAATATTCCTTATAACCTGACGAGCAAGATCGTTTCAAAGGTCGTAGACGCTCGCTCGAAGGTTGATTTTGCAGTTTTGATGGTGCAGGAAGAAGTGGCTGATCGACTCGCCGCGAAACCCGGCACGAAAACTTACGGTGCGATCTCGGTTCGCTTGCAGCTCACCGCGCGAGTGAAGAAGCTGTTTTCGGTGCCTCCGACTTGTTTCAAGCCAAAGCCGGGCGTCGGTTCACGCGTCGTTCGGATTTCATTTTATAAAAGAGAGCCGATCGCGGAAGAGGACAGGTTTGTTGCTTTTATCAAAAGAGTTTTTGGGATGAGGAGAAAAATGCTCAGGCATTTCGTCTCGCACTACTACGGCAAATCTGCAATCGAAAAGTTGCCTGAGGATTTTCAAGTCAGACGCATTGAAACCTTCCCGCCGGAAGATATTTATGGAATTTTTTTGATTTTGGAGGCAAATGTTTGA
- a CDS encoding AsmA-like C-terminal region-containing protein, producing the protein MKRGVRIVRYTVILLTVVIFGAIVLSKFVFSSDKLTALVLPRLSQILNRDVSAENVELSFFPTIGIRITGLRVANPRYGKFDSPYLLDSKAMVIDAKILPLFKNRLEINNVIFFSPTIFIEQNDRGRLNTDQLLSDTFYRETKNVRGSLSSFLLSNFEIVNGNIIWYDDKSGLSLKFLNADLSSRIKTVVEENKLTLNSNVNVEKFELWKNSSELYEGSPINVAAKLDYDKRHDQVNIVSEKASVFGVKLQSSVWLSFYPHSELSIYSVNTDSSARCIYGLLPKSLQDVILENSINGRLTCEFEYDKHEQNASAMMRVDLDDIRAQLQSGDSLSIRELHGNYSLNNDSSSLAFSMPSAVLGENLASVVFNVSPPKSGSVRVLLNLELKKLAHSLGMPGSEKLSGSIRAKYGFDYNSRKSSTSADGLITFSDALVQVPIGIDTLYTGECDGSISLKNNVASFNKLLLRMGGSDVVFSGTLTNYQNIFLGSATSIPQLKLRMVSKTFNTVGLLPHMILNIGRQTLAWIPRTNVLIDFNIGKFIFPNDTLTKLSGDLQIQDYFVRFGRLDYVSPMGTFYISGWTDYGQEGKVTFGLRTMIATWSFGKLFQRYLGGSQFVGGTGKGIVTLNGICDDSGKVDLAGLGGHGQFSISNAQIKDYSVLNKLFSFLGAPEKDSLKVSSTTFSFDVTDGRIYFNKMIAYGAPLDFRLDGWQGFDGTLDYKLTLRVHPPLSSQLSSYLRPSYPDLGLAPDGVLGMSLVAGGTTSDARFTIVGFNSKLASVLPPQLFLSSLK; encoded by the coding sequence ATGAAACGAGGCGTAAGGATAGTCAGATACACCGTAATATTACTCACAGTCGTAATCTTTGGCGCGATTGTTTTATCAAAGTTTGTTTTTAGCAGCGATAAATTGACGGCTCTTGTCCTGCCTAGGCTCAGCCAAATATTGAACCGCGATGTCTCCGCTGAAAATGTGGAGCTTTCATTTTTCCCGACAATCGGAATCAGAATAACCGGCCTTCGAGTAGCTAACCCGAGGTATGGAAAATTCGACAGCCCATACCTTCTTGATTCGAAAGCCATGGTGATCGATGCGAAGATTCTTCCGTTGTTCAAGAACCGTTTGGAGATCAACAATGTCATCTTTTTCTCGCCGACTATCTTCATCGAGCAAAACGACCGGGGCCGATTAAACACCGATCAACTGCTGAGCGACACGTTTTACCGGGAGACAAAAAACGTACGCGGCTCTCTATCGAGCTTTCTTCTCTCAAACTTTGAAATTGTAAACGGAAATATAATCTGGTACGATGACAAGAGCGGTCTTTCGTTGAAGTTTTTGAATGCAGATCTTTCTTCAAGAATTAAAACGGTGGTCGAAGAGAATAAATTGACGCTTAATTCGAATGTGAATGTAGAGAAATTTGAACTCTGGAAAAATAGTTCGGAATTATATGAAGGATCTCCCATCAATGTAGCAGCAAAATTAGATTACGACAAACGCCACGATCAGGTGAACATCGTGTCTGAGAAGGCTTCAGTATTCGGAGTGAAACTTCAGTCGTCCGTGTGGCTTTCCTTTTACCCGCATTCAGAACTGAGCATATATTCGGTTAATACCGATTCTTCCGCTCGATGCATATATGGACTATTGCCGAAATCCCTCCAGGATGTGATTCTTGAGAATTCAATCAACGGAAGACTCACGTGTGAGTTTGAATACGATAAACATGAGCAGAACGCCAGTGCGATGATGCGGGTAGATCTTGACGACATACGGGCCCAGCTGCAATCCGGTGATTCCCTCTCAATTCGTGAATTACACGGCAACTATTCTTTGAATAACGATTCTTCATCACTGGCATTTTCAATGCCGAGCGCGGTTCTCGGAGAAAATCTCGCATCGGTGGTTTTCAACGTGAGCCCTCCGAAATCCGGGAGCGTTCGTGTCCTGCTCAATCTCGAGCTGAAAAAGCTTGCGCATAGTCTCGGGATGCCTGGCAGCGAAAAATTATCCGGCTCCATAAGGGCAAAGTACGGCTTCGATTATAATTCAAGAAAGAGCAGCACCAGCGCCGACGGCTTAATAACATTTTCAGATGCTCTCGTGCAGGTGCCGATCGGAATTGACACCCTTTACACCGGAGAATGCGACGGGAGCATTTCACTGAAAAATAACGTAGCTTCTTTCAACAAATTACTTTTGCGAATGGGAGGGAGCGACGTAGTTTTCTCTGGAACACTGACGAACTATCAAAATATTTTTCTAGGCAGTGCGACTTCGATACCGCAGCTGAAGCTAAGAATGGTTTCTAAAACGTTTAACACGGTCGGGCTTCTACCCCATATGATACTCAATATTGGCAGACAGACTCTTGCGTGGATTCCGAGAACAAACGTGTTGATCGACTTTAACATTGGAAAGTTTATTTTTCCAAACGATACGCTGACAAAGCTTTCCGGAGATTTGCAGATACAAGATTACTTCGTACGATTTGGACGGCTTGATTATGTCTCACCGATGGGCACGTTCTATATTTCCGGCTGGACGGATTACGGACAAGAGGGCAAAGTCACTTTTGGGCTGAGGACGATGATTGCTACATGGAGTTTCGGGAAGTTGTTCCAACGGTATCTAGGCGGGAGCCAGTTTGTCGGTGGAACCGGGAAAGGGATTGTTACACTGAACGGCATTTGCGATGATTCGGGAAAAGTTGATCTCGCCGGACTCGGAGGCCACGGACAATTTTCGATCTCGAACGCTCAAATAAAGGATTACTCAGTCCTCAACAAGCTGTTCAGTTTTCTCGGAGCACCTGAGAAAGATTCGTTGAAGGTAAGTTCAACAACATTTAGTTTCGACGTGACGGACGGAAGAATTTATTTCAATAAGATGATTGCTTACGGAGCACCTCTTGACTTCAGATTGGATGGCTGGCAAGGATTTGATGGTACATTGGATTATAAGTTGACTCTGAGGGTTCACCCTCCACTTAGTTCCCAGCTAAGCAGCTATTTGAGACCATCATATCCCGACCTTGGTCTTGCACCCGATGGAGTTCTGGGGATGTCTCTAGTTGCGGGCGGCACAACCAGCGACGCTCGTTTTACTATAGTCGGCTTCAACTCAAAACTCGCCTCTGTTTTACCCCCTCAACTGTTTTTGTCGTCGTTGAAGTGA
- the rpmE gene encoding 50S ribosomal protein L31 gives MRSGIHPKYHVVTVTCVCGNTFQTRSTEPGQFLKVEICANCHPFFTGKQKLIDSAGRVERFMQKYKKKAKVEA, from the coding sequence ATGAGAAGCGGAATCCACCCGAAGTATCATGTTGTTACAGTCACATGCGTCTGCGGAAATACATTTCAAACTCGTTCGACGGAGCCGGGCCAATTCCTGAAAGTAGAAATTTGCGCTAACTGCCATCCATTTTTCACAGGGAAACAAAAACTCATAGACTCAGCCGGCCGCGTTGAAAGGTTTATGCAGAAGTACAAGAAAAAAGCAAAGGTAGAAGCCTGA
- the rsmB gene encoding 16S rRNA (cytosine(967)-C(5))-methyltransferase RsmB, with protein MTAKYDNRKNLGNADHDIVLYETARDIAVKVLNRVDRTDSYLDKVLEFELRSPDLSRVDKAFLTELVNGTIRWKLKLDYVITQFYRGDFSKVDINIKNDLRVAVYQLLFLDKIPESAIVNQAVEFVKKYRGQDTANQINAVLRCAVRKIKNIEYPAIDDDPVKSLSTLHSFPAWLVRRFIDRFGVYETEQLLTSLNERPRLCIRVNTLRGSVEQLTSELEDRGVLVERGRFVPNFLYVEGLTRIGENEAFRAGRFVVQDESAGIVSILLAPKPGERILDTCAAPGGKAAHIFELTCGNVDLTCLEKYEVRATLLKSSLERMGFDKAKVIVADAASYDEAVPFDRILVDVPCTGFGLIRRKPDSKWKREREDIRQLGEIQSSILENASKLLKKDGVIVYSTSTIEWEENQATVNTFLKCHPEFVVESADSFVDHALVGREGFIEIFPHRHDMDGAFAARLRKVS; from the coding sequence GTGACGGCAAAATATGATAATCGAAAGAATCTTGGCAATGCAGACCACGACATCGTACTGTACGAGACCGCGCGTGATATAGCTGTAAAAGTTTTGAACAGGGTTGATCGGACGGATTCTTACCTCGACAAAGTCCTCGAGTTTGAATTGAGAAGTCCCGATCTGAGCAGAGTCGACAAGGCATTCCTTACAGAGCTGGTAAACGGGACCATCAGGTGGAAACTAAAATTAGACTATGTAATAACACAATTCTACCGCGGAGATTTTTCAAAGGTCGATATAAATATCAAGAATGATTTACGCGTCGCTGTGTATCAATTATTGTTCCTTGACAAAATTCCGGAATCGGCAATAGTCAACCAGGCTGTCGAATTCGTAAAAAAGTATCGCGGGCAGGACACTGCGAATCAAATAAACGCCGTTCTCAGATGTGCAGTCAGGAAGATAAAAAATATCGAATATCCGGCGATCGATGACGATCCCGTCAAATCACTCTCTACACTTCATTCATTTCCCGCCTGGCTTGTCAGAAGATTCATCGACCGGTTCGGCGTTTATGAAACGGAGCAGCTTCTGACTTCTCTCAACGAGAGACCGCGCCTGTGTATCAGAGTTAATACTCTGAGAGGCTCAGTGGAGCAACTAACCTCGGAACTTGAGGATCGCGGAGTGCTGGTCGAGCGCGGAAGGTTCGTACCGAACTTCCTGTACGTTGAAGGTTTGACTCGAATAGGCGAGAATGAAGCATTCCGTGCAGGACGCTTCGTGGTACAAGATGAGAGCGCCGGCATTGTTTCAATACTCCTTGCTCCCAAACCCGGGGAGAGAATTCTTGACACATGCGCCGCGCCTGGCGGAAAGGCTGCACATATTTTCGAATTGACCTGCGGCAACGTCGATTTGACGTGCCTTGAAAAATATGAAGTGCGCGCCACTCTCCTCAAAAGCTCCCTTGAAAGGATGGGGTTTGATAAAGCTAAAGTGATTGTGGCGGATGCGGCAAGCTATGACGAGGCAGTTCCTTTCGATAGAATATTAGTCGACGTGCCGTGCACAGGATTCGGTTTGATAAGAAGGAAACCCGATTCAAAGTGGAAAAGAGAGCGTGAGGACATCAGGCAGCTTGGAGAAATCCAAAGCTCAATTTTGGAAAACGCTTCTAAACTGTTGAAGAAGGATGGCGTGATCGTTTACAGCACATCCACGATCGAATGGGAAGAGAACCAGGCGACTGTTAATACGTTCCTGAAGTGCCATCCGGAATTCGTGGTCGAGTCCGCAGATTCCTTCGTCGACCACGCTCTTGTGGGGCGTGAAGGATTCATCGAGATTTTCCCGCACCGGCACGATATGGACGGAGCGTTCGCGGCGAGACTTAGAAAAGTCTCCTGA